The following are encoded in a window of Oncorhynchus keta strain PuntledgeMale-10-30-2019 chromosome 10, Oket_V2, whole genome shotgun sequence genomic DNA:
- the LOC118389123 gene encoding kinesin light chain 1-like isoform X2 has protein sequence MSIMVYPREDRLEKLSQEEIISSTKLVIQGLEALKSEHNSILHSLLETIRCLKKDEEANLVHEKSSLLRKSVEMIELGLGEAQVMMALSAHLNAVESEKQKLRAQVRRLCQENQWLRDELAGTQQKLQKSEQSVAQLEEEKKHLEFMNQLKKYDEDVSPTEEKDGEPPKDTLDDLFPNDEEENSQGMPHQHNSAAVAAAQQGGYEIPARLRTLHNLVIQYASQGRYEVAVPLCKQALEDLEKTSGHDHPDVATMLNILALVYRDQNKYKEAAHLLNDALSIREKTLGKDHPAVAATLNNLAVLYGKRGKYKEAEPLCKRALEIREKVLGKDHPDVAKQLNNLALLCQNQGKYEEVEYYYCRALEIYERRLGPDDPNVAKTKNNLASCYLKQGKYKEAEILYKEILTQAHEKEFGSVDAENKPIWMHAEEREECKSKDGYGDYGGWYKNCKVNSPTVNTTLRNLGALYRRQGKMEAAETLEECALRSRKQGGVELQRDGDRRRSRESLSSVKYESPSEAGEDGSVDWNGA, from the exons ATGTCAATCATGGTGTACCCCAGGGAAGACCGTCTGGAGaagctgtcccaggaggagattATCTCCAGCACCAAGCTGGTGATCCAGGGCCTGGAGGCGCTGAAGAGCGAGCACAACTCCATCTTGCACAGCCTGCTGGAGACCATCCGCTGCCTGAAGAAGGACGAGGAGGCCAACCTGGTGCACGAGAAGTCCAGCCTGCTGCGCAAGTCAGTGGAGATGATCGAGCTGGGGCTGGGCGAGGCGCAG gtgatgatggCCCTGTCTGCCCACCTGAACGCTGTGGAGTCGGAGAAGCAGAAGCTGCGTGCCCAGGTACGTCGACTGTGCCAAGAGAACCAGTGGCTGCGGGACGAGCTGGCGGGCACCCAGCAAAAGCTGCAGAAGAGCGAGCAGAGTGTGGCCCAgctggaagaggagaagaagcaTCTGGAGTTCATGAATCAGCTGAAGAAGTACGACGAGGATGTGTCCCCTACT gaggagaaagatggagagcCTCCTAAAGATACACTGGACGACCTCTTCCCCAATGATGAGGAGGAAAACAGTCAAGGAA TGCCGCATCAGCATAACAGCGCAGCGGTGGCCGCAGCCCAGCAGGGTGGCTATGAGATCCCGGCCCGCCTGAGGACCCTCCACAACCTGGTTATCCAGTACGCCTCCCAGGGCCGCTACGAGGTGGCCGTGCCCCTCTGCAAACAGGCCCTGGAGGACCTGGAGAAGACATCCGGACACGACCACCCTGACGTGGCCACCATGCTCAACATCCTGGCCCTGgtctacag GGACCAGAACAAATACAAGGAGGCGGCTCACCTGCTCAACGACGCACTGTCTATCCGGGAGAAAACCCTTGGGAAAGACCACCCTGCG GTGGCTGCGACACTGAACAATCTGGCAGTGCTGTATGGAAAGAGGGGGAAGTACAAGGAAGCTGAGCCCCTTTGCAAGAGGGCTCTGGAGATCAGAGAGAAG GTGCTGGGCAAGGACCATCCTGATGTTGCCAAGCAGCTGAACAATCTGGCCCTGCTGTGCCAGAATCAGGGCAAGTACGAGGAGGTGGAGTACTACTACTGCCGTGCCCTGGAGATCTACGAGCGCCGGCTGGGCCCTGACGACCCCAACGTGGCCAAGACCAAGAACAACCTG GCTTCGTGTTACTTGAAGCAGGGGAAGTACAAGGAGGCGGAAATCCTTTACAAAGAGATCCTCACCCAAGCTCACGAGAAGGAATTTGGATCCGTGGATG cTGAGAACAAACCCATCTGGATGCATGCTGAGGAGCGGGAGGAGTGCaag AGCAAAGACGGCTATGGAGATTATGGTGGCTGGTATAAAAACTGCAAGGTGAACAG cCCCACTGTTAACACCACGCTACGTAATCTGGGAGCTCTGTACCGCCGGCAAGGCAAGATGGAGGCCGCTGAGACCCTGGAGGAGTGTGCCTTGAGGTCCCGAAAACAG GGTGGGGTGGAGctgcagagagacggagacaggaggaggagcagggagagtcTGAGCAGCGTAAAATATGAGAGCCCCTCCGAAGCAGGGGAGGACGGCAGCGTGGACTGGAACGGG GCCTAA